The Sphingobacteriales bacterium nucleotide sequence TTGGACAAAAGCTGATTTTGCATTTGATATTTCATATGGTCCTAGTTACACAGATATCAAATACAATGGAAAAAAAGTAACAGTTTTTGTATTTGTTGATTTAGACACCAAAACCTATGCTGCTTTTGTAAGAAACACTGAAGATGATGCTATAAATGGCGCAGACAAAGCAAGACAAACATTACTCACTACATCTTGGCAACCTTTGAGCAATTTATTTAAAGGTTGGGATTTATAACCAAAAGGATAAATTAATAAAATAATATATAATTAAATAGCAAATTATGAGAAATTTATTAAGTTTAATTTTAATCGTATTAGTTGTATTATCTTCTTGCAATAAAGCAGAAGAAAACGTTCAACCAGAAAAATGGCAAACTACAAGTTTAGTAAACGCCAACTTAACTACGCCTGGTTATTTATATTCTCTAGATTTTTATCAAAAGAAAGGTAATGAATGGCGTATTATACAATTTGAACCAGACGATCATATTCATTTCTATATGGTAGATTCATTGGCACCAACAGAATACACTCTACCTATCAAAAATGAAAAAGCATTTATGACAAGCAATGTAGAATTGTTCAACATACAAGAAGATAAAATTTACTTTCCGTACAAAGCAAAATGGTATTTTGGAGATCCTGTTTTATTTAATGAGAAGAGATCTTTTAGTGAACAATTTCCAGATTTGCCAACAGCTTGGAAAAACGCAGACAAAATAACCACAGCAACATACTCACGTGAAAATGCTTATGATAATAATGGCAAAGTTCCAACCTATATCTTTTATGATTTTCCAAATCAAAAATATGTGTACTATGCTATTAAAAATGGTACAGATTTAGTAATAGAGAAAGACTTATCAGATTTGTTGCCATATTCGAATCTTATAGATTGGACAGGCATTGATGCTGTAACATGTAACAATTCTGATGCTAATGAAGACTTCTATTATTTCTTCGATTTTGATGCACAAAAAATGTATGTGCTTAGCAGAACAGGAAAGAATACCAACAAACCTAAGTTCGAATTGGATCCAAATAATATTGTAAATCTATCCGAATCATTTTTTCAAAAATATATTACAAATCAAGAGAAAGTTGCATTTGATTTTAGTAAATAATAAATATTTCAAGAACCATAAAACTATAAAAAACTATGTGTACACATCTAAAACCAATTGAAGATTTTCTAAAATCTAAAGGATATGTAGAAACCTACCGTGGGCAAGTATGGTCAAATAATTGTAGAGAATGGATTTACTTTAATACTATACTTCAACCAAAAGAATTAATAACACAATTCAAATTAGGAAGTTTTATTACTATTCACGATTATGAAGATATAAAAGTTGGTTCTGAATTAGGATTGGAATGTACCTTATGCAAAGATGCGATAATGGGTTATCATCCAAGCTCTGCCTATTCAAAAGAAAAATATCAGGTGTACTAAAAAACCATTTTTAAAATATTAAAATAAAAACATACTATGTTGGCAATAGAACAATATGCAACAATATATCTGCCTATGATGGCAGCAGCTGGAAATCCACAACAAGAAGAAAGTATCTGTAATAACAATGGAATTACAATAGCACAATGGAACGAAGCAAAAGATTTTTATACTAAGAAAATGATGGATCCAATGGATATGGGAAAAACTGCCATGGCATTTTCCGCTGCTATGCAAGCAGCACCAGCAGTCTCTCAACCATCTTTTACACCAGCCAATTTTGTTGTCGCAAATCTAAGTATTTATATTAATGAAAATGATATTCAATTTGTCGAGTTTTTAAACAAAGCATCAAAACAACATATTGTATTACAATTAGGCTTTGAAGTTCATGATGATTTTGAAAAAAATTATATTAATGGACGAGTATATATTTCTATCAACGAGCCAAAATATAGTTTGTATGGTGGCGTAGCAAAAGTAGAGTTAAGTAGTAAAGAAGTAAAATTCATTTTTGATGATGAAGGCAAAGAAAGAATGAAATGTGATAGCATCACAGCCTACTTAGATATCAATGCAAAATATTATAATTACTTGAAAAGAAAAATGAAATTCATGTATAAAAATATTTTAGAGATACAAGAAGAAGCATTGCCAGAAACGTATGAAATAAATGGTATTTCTTTTAAAGACAATTGGTCGGCATTTACAAATGGTGCCATGAAAATTAGTGTTCGCCCACACCTAGAAGAAATAAAAATATCTGGAAAATACCCACAAGTTGTGTTTGTAGATTTCATGTCATCTACAATTGGACAAGATGCAAATGAGTTAGCATTACTAAATGAGATGGAAGCCTGTTTGATAGATACATTAGAAAAAGACTTGGCTGCTGTTCTTACATTTCATGTAAGCTATGCAGAAAAACGCCGCTATTTCATATATACTTATTTAAGTCAGAATGATTTTATGATTCGTATTAATGATGCATTTAAGTTATTACCACAATTGCCCTTACAATTTAGTGGCGGAATTGACGAAAAATGGGAAAATTACAACAATTGTTTAGCTGACTTAATTGAAAATAGATAGTTGGTTATAAACTAATTATGACAAAAATATATAAAACAACTCTCACAAAACCTAAAAATATAAGTTGTAATAGTATTCAGTTAGAATAATCTTTGTAATACAAATAAAAAAATATTATTCACTAAAAACAAACAAAAATGAAAACACTTAAAAAAATCAGTATGTTGCTATTGTTATCTATAAGCATGTTCTGCATCAGTTGCAGCAAAGATTCTGAGAATGATACAACAAATCCAGACACTACATTCAATAAGAATAACTATACAGAATACCTTATCTGCAAAGCAGACGGCGTACAATATGCGGTTGGAAACAATAGTAAGATTTCTGTTGCTCTTGTCAAGTTTATATTGTCAGGAAACTTGTATGTAAATGCTTCAAATGGTGAGTTTGTTCCAGGTAATGTGGCACCAATGCAAATCGAACTTCAATTCAAATCTTTTAGTAAGACTGTTGCTAAGAACTATGACATACCAACAAATTATCCTACACTAATACTAAAGCTAAATGGTACAGACGATCATTATACTACAGATAATGGCAAATCTACAGTACAAACAAATGCTTTACGTGTTACAAAAATTGAAGATGGTTATATGTATGGTACATTCGACTTTACTGCGTACGATGAAACAGATAAAACAAAAAGCATAAAAGTAACAGACGGAGAATTTAAAGTAAAAATACCTGATTAATTTATCATACAAAATCATAAAATTATGAAAAATCTAATTTATCTTATTAGCATCGTATGTATCTCATTTACTGCTTGCAAAAACAAAACAAAACAAAGTAAAATGGCTGAAGATATACTTCAGGAAGCACACGAAACCACTGCTATTATTGCCAAAGAAGGAAAGGGAAAGATAAGCTTACAATATGGTGATGGCAAAACAATGGAAATTAATGGCATTTGTGGTGCTATTACAACCATGAGTACTATAATGGTAGCAGTACGAGATGATAAGGTGCCAGCAAAAGTATTTACTATCAGTTTTGCTACCGAAAAACTACCAGATGTAACTACTACCTATACTATTCTTGGGTCAACGTATGATGTAAAAGGTACCAATGCGGTATCTATTGGTTTTGCAGATTTTTCTGATGCTGTAAAAGCAAGTTGGGACAGTGATAAAAAAACAGGTAAGTTAGATTTTGTAGTAAATGGCAATGAAATAAAATGCACATTTAGTAATCTTCCATTACAACCAAATACATTGATCAATAATGATGAATTTGATACTCCAGCAACTGTTTCAGGAGAGTTAACTATTTATAAAAATTAAAAATATATATCATGAAAAAATTAATCTTATTACTCATCTCAGCTATGCTGTTTTTATCATCATGTAAAAAAGATAATTCACTACTTGGCACAAGATTAAAAACTTTTACATTTAAAAGTTCACTTATAGAAGAAAAGAGTACAATTCAGTACAACAGTTTTAATAAAGTTGACAATGTAAAAGTTGAAAAGAATGGTGCACACATATCTACCAAATATTGCATTTACAAATCAGACCATTCATTAGATAGTATAATAATAAAAAATGCTACAGGTACTATAACAGAAACTATAAATGTGGAATGTACCAATTACAAAGTAACAAGATATACATCAGAATCATTTGACATACAAATTAACTATAACAACAACGGTACACTTAATCAACTTAAATCTGATAAAATCACTTTGGGCTTTGCCTATACCAGCGATACTGTATCTATTAGTAAAAAAGAGGTAGGTAACCCAACAATATCTTTAATATTTTATACTATTCGAAAAGATATAAAGAATCCATTTTATATTACAGGATTTGAATCTGAAATGTATATTGTTTTAGGCGCTCTATTGTCTAACACACACACTCCATATACAGCCTTTACATCCTATGCAGAATCCAAACTGTTCACATCTGGAAATATATCATTTACCTATGAAGGCAACTTTAATGGTTATCCTTTAAAACGCTTTTTTGATGATGGATTTACAGAAACCTTTACCTATGAAGAATTTTAATTTATAAATCTCAAAATTATTATATCATGAAAAAAATACTAATCTTACTTCTAATGGTTTCTTTCGCCTTTATTGCTTGCGAAAAACCTATAAAAACTATATTTGATAAAAAAGGCACACGATTAAAAACATATACAAGTTATCTATATAGATATGACGACAATCCTGTTGATTTCTCAAATGGCAATAAATTTATACCATATTACAATGGATTTAACAAGATTGATAGCGTTCAAATATTAAATAGTGATGATGCACATATAGCCACCTACAGATGTATCTATAATGCAGATAAAACCTTAGATAGTATATATTCATTTTCTGCAATATTTGGAGTTATTTTAGAGCGATTCAATGTTGAATGTGATGGCAATGGTAGAATTATTCTTTTAGATACACAACCAGGTACAGCTAGTGGTAAAGAAGTCATTACTTACAACAGTGATGGTACGGTACATACAGAATCTTATAATGATATTGTTCTAAGGTACGAATACTTTGAAGATAGTGTGAATATATATGAAAAATTTGAAACACGTCCTGAAGTCTTACATCAAAAAATAAAATTTTCCCAAACAATAAAAAACCCATTTTATATTAATCAGTTTGATAAAGAAGCATATATTATGCGCTATCTAATTATTCCTTCATGGAATTTAGGATTGTTTCCTATGGCTGTAACAGAAATTGAAACAATAGGTAAGTCAACTAGAACACTCAACTATTCAGGTTCATTTAATGATTATCCATTAGAGATGGTAGATAATTTTGGCGGTGAAGAAATCTTTACTTATGAAGAATTTAAATTATTAAAATAAAAAATATACATCATGAAAAAGATACAATTTATACTAATCACATTTTCATTATTATTTTATGCATGCGACAAAGAAGAGGTAATTAAGAAAACAAGACTAAAATCTTATACTTTTTCAAGAGATGGCGTGAATATTAATTATACAATATACTATAATAGTTTTA carries:
- a CDS encoding DUF695 domain-containing protein produces the protein MLAIEQYATIYLPMMAAAGNPQQEESICNNNGITIAQWNEAKDFYTKKMMDPMDMGKTAMAFSAAMQAAPAVSQPSFTPANFVVANLSIYINENDIQFVEFLNKASKQHIVLQLGFEVHDDFEKNYINGRVYISINEPKYSLYGGVAKVELSSKEVKFIFDDEGKERMKCDSITAYLDINAKYYNYLKRKMKFMYKNILEIQEEALPETYEINGISFKDNWSAFTNGAMKISVRPHLEEIKISGKYPQVVFVDFMSSTIGQDANELALLNEMEACLIDTLEKDLAAVLTFHVSYAEKRRYFIYTYLSQNDFMIRINDAFKLLPQLPLQFSGGIDEKWENYNNCLADLIENR